One Littorina saxatilis isolate snail1 linkage group LG1, US_GU_Lsax_2.0, whole genome shotgun sequence genomic window carries:
- the LOC138958226 gene encoding putative G-protein coupled receptor F59B2.13 yields MARRTSLSTSDLAYMDYLNRTSLTLWHVCPPILLVVGTLGNGMSIAVLSRKAMRRSNAAIYLIVLSVLDILVLYTGLLRQWLRFYYDFDVRNLGPFSCKIHTWLVYFTLDMSVWVLVALTFERLVSVYLPHRVKKHCTSVTSFLTLGVIAVALLSVNSHFLYGLGDKHHTMASNRTLIERCTFLFDEYTHFGTKVWPWIDLCLYSLVPLSVIVICNIAIVVKVLLSRRRSRRVQTTSTLTFNGQRQDSRSKKLSSMTAMLMVLSLVLLLTTMPISAFLIMEPYMLVPGTQAEMMLGWAVVNVLQYTNNSINFLLYCLSGSRFREELRAMFQRGRRVAPLNVTNTHVSDFGPTRCCPQAYSLNPLRQPTGHSPTDETRSTRTSNDVFATTSMTLQLPRSWSRQKQHTHSLPSSQQQSSDKSALGTHNELLEKDQLEVSKQMEEGELEQTEKGDLQADKERRDFNRHLNDNEELSQPEESVQHQKSDNEELSQPEEVSQSEESVHHQKSDNEELSQPEESVHHQKSDNEELSQPEEVSQSEESVHHQKSDNEELSQPEESVHHHKSDNEDLSQPEESVHHQKSDNEELSQPE; encoded by the exons ATGGCAAGAAGAACATCTCTCAGTACCTCAGACCTGGCCTACATGGACTATCTAAACAGGACTTCACTGACACTGTGGCACGTGTGCCCTCCCATCCTGCTAGTGGTCGGGACTCTGGGCAACGGGATGTCCATAGCCGTGCTGTCCAGAAAAGCCATGAGACGATCCAACGCCGCCATTTACCTCATCGTGCTGTCCGTGCTGGACATCCTGGTCTTGTACACTGGACTTCTCCGCCAATGGCTGCGGTTCTACTACGATTTCGACGTCAGAAACTTAGGCCCTTTTTCCTGCAAG ATTCACACGTGGCTAGTGTACTTTACCCTGGACATGAGCGTCTGGGTCCTGGTGGCCTTGACCTTTGAACGCCTGGTTTCCGTCTACTTACCGCACCGGGTCAAAAAGCACTGCACGTCAGTGACGTCATTTCTCACTCTTGGTGTCATCGCGGTTGCGCTGCTGTCTGTCAATTCACACTTCCTGTATGGTTTGGGTGACAAGCACCACACCAT GGCCTCTAATCGGACGCTCATCGAGCGGTGCACGTTCCTGTTCGACGAGTACACTCACTTCGGAACCAAGGTGTGGCCCTGGATCGACTTGTGTCTCTACTCCCTCGTGCCCCTCTCCGTCATCGTCATCTGCAACATCGCCATTGTCGTCAAG GTTCTCTTGAGTCGGCGGCGCTCCAGACGTGTCCAGACCACTTCGACCTTGACTTTCAACGGTCAACGTCAGGATTCAAGGTCAAAGAAGTTGTCCTCGATGACAGCCATGCTGATGGTGCTGAGCTTGGTGTTGCTATTGACAACCATGCCCATCTCCGCCTTCCTGATCATGGAGCCCTACATGCTGGTTCCAGGT ACCCAAGCAGAGATGATGCTTGGCTGGGCCGTGGTGAACGTGCTCCAGTACACAAACAACTCCATCAACTTTCTCCTCTACTGCCTCTCCGGCTCGCGTTTCCGGGAAGAGTTACGGGCCATGTTTCAGCGCGGCCGCAGGGTGGCGCCACTCAACGTCACCAACACACACGTCTCGGACTTCGGGCCGACTAG GTGCTGCCCCCAAGCCTATTCCTTGAATCCCCTCCGCCAACCAACAGGCCACAGTCCTACCGACGAAACTCGCAGCACTCGTACCTCCAACGACGTCTTCGCTACAACGTCAATGACGCTGCAACTGCCGCGCTCATGGTCCCGccaaaagcaacacacacactccctcccATCATCACAACAACAGTCGTCTGACAAGTCTGCATTGGGCACACACAATGAACTGCTTGAAAAGGATCAACTTGAAGTGAGCAAACAGATGGAAGAAGGAGAACTGGAACAAACCGAAAAGGGGGACCTGCAAGCAGACAAAGAGCGACGGGATTTCAACCGCCATCTGAACGACAACGAAGAGTTATCCCAACCAGAAGAATCTGTTCAGCACCAGAAGTCAGACAACGAAGAGTTATCCCAACCAGAAGAGGTATCTCAATCAGAAGAATCTGTTCACCATCAGAAGTCAGACAACGAAGAGTTATCCCAACCAGAAGAATCTGTTCACCATCAGAAGTCAGACAACGAAGAGTTATCCCAACCAGAAGAGGTATCTCAATCAGAAGAATCTGTTCACCATCAGAAGTCAGACAACGAAGAGTTATCCCAACCAGAAGAATCTGTTCACCATCATAAGTCAGACAACGAAGACTTATCCCAACCAGAAGAATCTGTTCACCATCAGAAGTCAGACAACGAAGAGTTATCCCAaccagaataa